GAGCGGCTCGCCGACAACCGCGTCCGCATCGAGGTGCGGGACAATGGCGTGGGCATCGCGCCGGACATGCTCACGCGCATCTTCCAACATGGCTTCACCACCCGGGAGGAGGGGAACGGCTTCGGCTTGCACTCCAGTGCCCTGGCGGCCCAGGAGCTGGGGGGCACATTGCGCGCCCAGAGTGAGGGCCCGGGGAAGGGGGCCACGTTCACGCTGGAGTTGCCCGAAGCCCCCGAGAAGAATCGTATGCGCCTCAGTGCGTAGGACCACCCGCTGGCGTCTCCGTCACGCATTGCGTCACGTCAGACAGCGGACGCTCGCGGGAAATCTACGAGGCCGTGTCAGTGCGATGACGTGGCGTGGGTAGAACGAGGGCATGTTCCTCCACGCTCTCGGACACTTCCACCCGGAGAATCTCATCACCAATGCGTTCCTCCAGGACATCGGCCTGGAGACGAATGACTCGTGGATCCTCGAGCGGGTGGGGATCCGCACGCGTCACACGGTGCTGCCGCTCGACTACATCCGCGCGACACGCAACCGTGACGTACGCGGAGCACTGGAGGCAGCTCTGTACTCCAATGCGGAGACGGGCAGGCGCGCGGCGCTGATGGCGCTCCAACGCGCGGGGCGGAGCGTGGAGGACGTGGGGATGGTGGTGTCTGGCGGCTGCTCGCCCGACGAGTGCATCCCGGCGGAGGCCTGCCGCATCGCGGAGGCGCTGGGCATCGAGGCCCCTTCACTGGATCTCAACGCGGCGTGCTCCTCCTTCTGCGCCCAGCTGCACTTCCTCGCCGGGATGCGGCCGGAGGTCCTCCCGGACTTCATCCTCGTGGTGAATCCGGAGAACTCCACCCGCGTGGTCGACTACTCGGACCGCTCCAGTTGCGTGCTGTGGGGTGATGGCACCAGCGCCGCGTTGCTCAGCCCGCGCATCCCCGGCCCCTGGCGCATCACCCAGACGCTGCTGGGCGGGAGTCCCTCGGGCGCGGACAAGGTGCGGGTGCCTCGCGCCGGACACTTCACCCAGCAGGGCTCCGCGGTGCAGACCTTCGCCATCAAGCGCGCCAGCGAGACCTTCCTCACGTTGCGCACGCGCTACCTCGCGGCTTCCCCGGAGCGCACCCCGGAGGGACTGAGCCTCATCGGCCACCAGGCCAACCTGCGCATGCTGGAGGCGGTGCAGCGGCGCACCGAGGTCTCCGACGCGCGCCACTTCTACAACGTGGACCAGCGCGGCAACTGTGGTGCCTCGGGGGCCCCCACCGTGCTCTCGGAGAACTGGGACAATCCCCAGGTGGGGAACGCGGTCGCGCTCGCGGTCGTGGGCAGTGGCCTCACCTGGGCGGGGGCGCTGCTCGAGCGCTGCCTCGCGGAATGATTTCCTGATGAAGAGGGAGATGCATGGCACTCAAGGCACAGGAGACCACCTACTACGTCGAGAACCTCGACCAGGCGATCTCCTTCTACACGCAGGCATTGGGCTTCGAGCTGAAGCTGAAGCTCGATTGGGGATACGCGCTCATCGCCATCGGCGGCAAGCCAGCGGTGGGCCTCATGGCACGTCACGTGTGGCGCAAGGAGCTCGGGGCGGAGGAGGCCATGGCTCAGCCGCGCCTGGTGCTTCAGGCGGACGACCTCGACGCGGAACTCGCGAGACTGAGGGCCGCCGGTGTCCGGATGAGCCAGGTGGCGGGCAAGGTGGGCGCGGCCCGTTCGGTGACCTTCTGGGATCCGGAGGGCAACCCGTTCTTCGTCTGGCACGATCCCAACCAGCCCTTCTGAAGAAGTGCCAGGGGGGTTGATATGGTCGGCGGCAACATGAAAGTCGACCACCTGCTGGTCCTCGCGGATCCCGCGTCGCCCTACCTGAAACACCTCGAGCGGCTGGCCCCGAGAATCACCCTCACCGTCGGGCTCTCCGAGGAGCAGCTGGGACCGGCCATCGAACGGGCCCAGGTGCTGCTGATAGGGGCGCAGAAGAAGGAGCTGCTGCGCACGCTGCTACCACGGGCGAAGGCCCTTCGCTGGATCCACGCCCTCTCCGCGGGGGTGGAGAATCTCCTCGTCGAGGAGCTCATCCAGGGTCCGTTTCCCCTCACCAATTCGAAGGGGGTCTTCAGCGGTTCGCTCGGGGAGTTCGCCCTGGCCGCGATGTTGTACTTCGCCAAGGATCTGCGCCGCCTGGTGCGACAGCAGGCCGAGGCACGTTGGGAACAGTTCACGCCCGTGGAGCTGCGTGGACGGACCCTGGGCATCCTCGGATATGGAGACATCGGCCGCGCGGCCGCGGAACGAGCCAGGCCTTTTGGAATGCGCATCCTCGCCAGCCGTCGCCAGCCGTCGCGCAGTGAGGGGGATCCGCTGGTGGACGAGTTGTTTCCCCTCGAGCGGCGGCTGGAGATGATCGCCGCCTCGGACTACCTGCTCCTGGCCATGCCCCACACGTCCGGAACGCACCGGCTGATGGGTGAAACGGAGCTGCGGGCCATGAAG
The Archangium lipolyticum genome window above contains:
- a CDS encoding 3-oxoacyl-ACP synthase III family protein, with the protein product MFLHALGHFHPENLITNAFLQDIGLETNDSWILERVGIRTRHTVLPLDYIRATRNRDVRGALEAALYSNAETGRRAALMALQRAGRSVEDVGMVVSGGCSPDECIPAEACRIAEALGIEAPSLDLNAACSSFCAQLHFLAGMRPEVLPDFILVVNPENSTRVVDYSDRSSCVLWGDGTSAALLSPRIPGPWRITQTLLGGSPSGADKVRVPRAGHFTQQGSAVQTFAIKRASETFLTLRTRYLAASPERTPEGLSLIGHQANLRMLEAVQRRTEVSDARHFYNVDQRGNCGASGAPTVLSENWDNPQVGNAVALAVVGSGLTWAGALLERCLAE
- a CDS encoding VOC family protein produces the protein MALKAQETTYYVENLDQAISFYTQALGFELKLKLDWGYALIAIGGKPAVGLMARHVWRKELGAEEAMAQPRLVLQADDLDAELARLRAAGVRMSQVAGKVGAARSVTFWDPEGNPFFVWHDPNQPF
- a CDS encoding D-2-hydroxyacid dehydrogenase, producing the protein MKVDHLLVLADPASPYLKHLERLAPRITLTVGLSEEQLGPAIERAQVLLIGAQKKELLRTLLPRAKALRWIHALSAGVENLLVEELIQGPFPLTNSKGVFSGSLGEFALAAMLYFAKDLRRLVRQQAEARWEQFTPVELRGRTLGILGYGDIGRAAAERARPFGMRILASRRQPSRSEGDPLVDELFPLERRLEMIAASDYLLLAMPHTSGTHRLMGETELRAMKPGSVLINLGRGSTVDEQALVKVLEEGRLRGAALDVFETEPLPVGHAFWRLENVLLSPHCADQTPGWREDTVALFLRNLDRFERGEPLVNLVDKVAGY